A DNA window from Mycolicibacter hiberniae contains the following coding sequences:
- a CDS encoding MCE family protein → MLKYRESSLVRLGFVGLVLIVLIIMVGLQPKQLLAMATSIRYQALFAEAGGLAAGNNVKVSGVNVGTVSRVSLDHGKARVSFAVDSRVRLGVDTTAHIGIATLLGERVLVIEPRGPGSIGALGVIPLTRTASPYSLTDALGEFTSNTAATDTATINQSLDTLSATIERLAPQLAPTFEGVSRLSKSLNNRNESLSALLSSAADVTGVLAERSEQVNRLILNADDLLAVLQDRRHAIVDLLANTSAVAQQLSGLVDDNEQELAPTLTQLNKVAEMLERNRDNLEKSLKGLAKYQLTQGEAVNNGFYYNGFASNLLPGPAIQPFLDYALGFRRGVNAGQPPDNAGPRAEFPFPYNGIPGGSR, encoded by the coding sequence ATGTTGAAGTACCGGGAATCATCGCTTGTTCGTCTGGGATTCGTTGGTCTTGTGCTGATAGTGCTGATCATCATGGTCGGGTTGCAACCCAAGCAGCTCCTGGCGATGGCGACGTCGATCCGATACCAGGCGTTGTTCGCCGAGGCCGGCGGCCTGGCTGCCGGCAACAATGTGAAGGTGTCGGGCGTCAACGTCGGCACGGTGTCCAGGGTTTCCCTCGATCACGGCAAGGCGCGGGTGAGCTTCGCCGTCGACAGTCGGGTGCGACTCGGCGTCGACACCACAGCGCACATCGGAATCGCGACGCTGCTCGGTGAGCGGGTCCTGGTCATCGAACCGCGCGGTCCCGGCAGTATCGGCGCTCTCGGCGTCATCCCGCTGACCCGCACCGCCTCGCCGTATTCGCTGACCGACGCGCTCGGGGAGTTCACCTCGAACACCGCGGCGACCGACACCGCGACCATCAACCAGTCTCTGGACACGTTGTCGGCGACCATCGAGCGACTGGCGCCTCAACTGGCCCCCACCTTCGAAGGGGTGAGTCGGTTGTCCAAGTCGCTGAACAACCGAAACGAGTCGTTGAGCGCCCTGCTTTCCTCGGCCGCCGATGTCACCGGGGTCCTGGCCGAACGCAGTGAGCAGGTGAATCGGCTGATCCTCAATGCCGACGACTTACTGGCGGTGTTACAGGATCGTCGCCACGCGATTGTCGACCTGCTGGCCAATACCTCCGCCGTGGCACAGCAACTTTCCGGGCTCGTCGATGACAACGAGCAGGAACTGGCTCCTACGCTCACGCAGCTCAACAAGGTCGCGGAGATGCTTGAACGCAACCGCGACAATCTGGAGAAGTCCCTCAAGGGCCTGGCCAAATACCAGCTGACGCAAGGTGAGGCCGTCAACAACGGGTTCTACTACAACGGATTTGCGTCCAATCTGCTTCCCGGGCCGGCGATCCAGCCGTTCCTCGACTACGCACTCGGATTCCGTCGCGGAGTCAACGCCGGCCAGCCGCCCGACAACGCCGGTCCGCGGGCGGAATTCCCATTCCCCTACAACGGGATTCCCGGGGGTTCGCGATGA
- a CDS encoding MCE family protein, translated as MSGLGKTAAKFGAFGLTMVMLTAVMLAIFSQYRSGATNAYSAVFQDASSLKAGHSVRVAGIRVGTVRKIALQRDNTVLVSFDADDNVRLTESTKVAVRYLNLVGDRYLELIDEPGSTRIRPPGSRFGVEQTEPALNLDLLLGGLKPVIQGLNPDDVNSLTSSLIQILQGQGGDLESLFTRTSSFTNALADNGNVVEQLIANLDDTLAVLSQDGKKFSGTVDGLERLVSGLAAERDPIGQAITALDNGTASLAGLLTQARSPLSGTVDQLTRLAPLLANETDLARLDLLMQKTPQNYRKLVRLGSYGSWLNLYICGVSVRVTDLQGRTAHFPWVVQNTGRCGEP; from the coding sequence ATGAGCGGCCTCGGCAAGACGGCGGCCAAGTTCGGTGCGTTCGGTCTGACGATGGTGATGTTGACCGCTGTCATGCTCGCGATCTTCAGCCAATACCGGTCCGGCGCCACCAACGCCTACTCAGCGGTCTTCCAGGATGCCTCCAGCCTCAAGGCCGGACATTCTGTGCGCGTCGCCGGCATTCGCGTCGGCACCGTCCGCAAGATCGCTCTGCAACGCGACAATACCGTCCTGGTGTCCTTCGACGCCGACGACAATGTGCGGCTGACCGAGAGCACCAAAGTCGCTGTTCGCTACCTGAATCTGGTTGGCGACCGCTACTTGGAGCTCATCGACGAGCCGGGGTCGACCAGGATCCGGCCACCGGGATCTCGCTTCGGTGTCGAACAGACTGAGCCGGCCCTGAACCTCGACCTGCTGCTCGGCGGTCTCAAGCCCGTCATCCAGGGTCTCAATCCCGACGACGTCAACTCGCTGACCAGCTCGTTGATTCAGATCCTGCAGGGACAGGGCGGTGACCTGGAGTCGTTGTTCACCAGAACGTCGTCGTTCACAAACGCATTGGCCGACAACGGAAACGTCGTGGAGCAGCTCATCGCCAATCTCGACGACACCCTGGCGGTGCTGTCGCAGGACGGGAAGAAGTTCTCCGGCACGGTTGACGGCCTCGAGCGCCTGGTGAGCGGTCTGGCCGCCGAGCGCGATCCGATCGGCCAAGCCATCACGGCGCTCGACAATGGGACGGCCTCGTTGGCCGGCCTGTTGACCCAGGCCCGCTCACCGCTGTCGGGAACGGTGGATCAGCTGACCCGACTTGCCCCGCTGCTGGCGAACGAAACCGACCTGGCCAGGCTTGACCTGCTGATGCAGAAGACTCCCCAGAACTATCGCAAACTGGTCCGTCTGGGCTCGTATGGCAGTTGGCTGAACCTCTACATCTGCGGCGTCTCGGTTCGGGTCACTGATCTGCAGGGCCGTACGGCTCACTTCCCCTGGGTCGTCCAGAACACCGGAAGGTGCGGAGAGCCCTGA